Proteins from a single region of Pirellulales bacterium:
- a CDS encoding sigma-70 family RNA polymerase sigma factor — translation MINSETTSPSPRPRVPRPNGASPATRFSGGQAIDEQLLADINAGDRSAYAAFYDRHASRILGVLIRALRHRADAEDVLQDTFHQVWRSAHQYSAERSSPEVWLMLLARSRLLDFVRRRRPDATGSLVQTEARPIDPLAELVRVESAQRVRVALDKLPEEQRSAIALSYFNGLTHQQIAEFQSIPLGTAKTRILLGIRALRKSLQGLRETSS, via the coding sequence GTGATCAATTCCGAAACAACGTCCCCGTCGCCACGCCCCAGGGTTCCGCGGCCTAACGGTGCGTCGCCGGCAACGCGATTCTCGGGAGGCCAGGCGATCGACGAGCAGTTGCTCGCCGACATCAACGCCGGCGATCGCTCGGCCTATGCGGCGTTTTACGATCGTCATGCTTCGCGGATTCTAGGTGTTCTCATTCGCGCCTTGCGGCATCGTGCCGATGCCGAGGACGTGCTACAGGATACGTTTCATCAGGTCTGGCGTTCGGCCCATCAATACTCGGCCGAGCGGTCCAGCCCCGAAGTATGGCTTATGCTGCTGGCGCGTTCGCGGCTGCTCGATTTCGTGCGTCGCCGGCGCCCGGATGCGACGGGATCGCTCGTTCAGACCGAAGCCCGTCCTATCGACCCGCTTGCCGAGTTGGTTCGTGTCGAATCGGCGCAGCGCGTTCGCGTGGCCCTGGACAAGCTGCCTGAGGAGCAGCGTTCGGCCATTGCGCTGTCGTACTTCAACGGGCTAACGCATCAACAGATCGCCGAATTCCAATCGATTCCACTGGGTACGGCAAAGACGAGAATCCTGCTGGGAATTCGCGCGCTGCGAAAGTCATTGCAAGGGCTGCGAGAAACCTCGTCTTAG